One Mycolicibacterium pulveris genomic region harbors:
- a CDS encoding NAD-dependent epimerase/dehydratase family protein, whose amino-acid sequence MKPTPKKLVIGASGFLGSHVTKQLVARGDDVRVLIRATSSRRGIDGLPVDVRYGDIFDLESVEAAMRGCDVVYYCVVDARPWLRDPTALWRTNVEGLRGVLDIAAQADLHRFVYTSSIATIGLARNGPADESTEHNWADIGGYYVRSRVAAERLVLSHATKKGLSAVAMCVSNTYGAGDWLPTPHGGLLSAAVHGKMPYYIDGYAAEVVGVEDAARAMVLAGEVGRIGERYIVSERWMSTREIHEIGCRAVGVEPPQRRVPIRLMSAMSYPNSWIARLRGRDTRLTPLNIRLMHIMTPLDHSKAVRELGWNPAPTPEAIVAAAHFFKHARRTAKETL is encoded by the coding sequence ATGAAGCCGACTCCGAAGAAACTCGTCATCGGTGCCAGCGGGTTCTTGGGCTCGCACGTCACCAAACAACTGGTCGCGCGCGGCGATGACGTCCGCGTGCTGATCCGTGCCACCAGTTCCAGGCGCGGTATCGACGGGCTACCCGTCGACGTGCGATACGGCGACATCTTCGACCTGGAAAGTGTCGAGGCGGCCATGCGCGGCTGCGACGTCGTGTACTACTGCGTCGTCGACGCCCGCCCGTGGCTGCGTGACCCGACCGCGTTGTGGCGCACCAATGTCGAGGGGCTGCGCGGGGTGCTCGACATCGCGGCACAGGCCGACCTGCACCGATTCGTGTACACGAGTTCCATCGCGACCATCGGCTTGGCCCGCAACGGGCCGGCCGATGAAAGCACCGAACACAACTGGGCCGACATCGGCGGCTACTACGTGCGCAGCCGGGTGGCCGCCGAACGGCTGGTGTTGAGCCACGCCACCAAGAAAGGGCTTTCCGCCGTGGCGATGTGCGTGTCGAACACGTACGGTGCCGGTGACTGGTTGCCGACACCGCACGGCGGGCTCCTGTCGGCGGCGGTGCACGGCAAGATGCCCTACTACATCGACGGTTACGCGGCCGAAGTCGTCGGTGTCGAAGATGCCGCCCGCGCGATGGTGCTGGCCGGCGAGGTCGGCCGCATCGGCGAACGCTACATCGTCTCCGAGCGGTGGATGAGCACCCGCGAGATCCACGAGATCGGTTGCCGAGCAGTGGGTGTGGAGCCGCCCCAACGTCGTGTTCCGATCCGGCTGATGTCGGCGATGAGCTATCCGAACAGCTGGATCGCCCGCCTGCGGGGCCGCGACACCCGGCTCACCCCGTTGAACATCCGGCTGATGCACATCATGACGCCGCTCGACCACTCCAAGGCCGTTCGCGAACTCGGCTGGAATCCCGCGCCGACGCCGGAGGCGATCGTGGCAGCCGCGCATTTCTTCAAACACGCCCGGCGCACCGCCAAGGAGACACTGTGA
- a CDS encoding acyl-CoA dehydrogenase produces MTVALTPEQRELAGAVTQFAARRAPIASSRAAFDSLAQGRLPAWWDEFTATGFHAVHLPEHHGGQGGELLDAACVLEAAGKAALAGPLLPTVTAGAVALLADPSPTTDAVLTRLAAGVPAALVLPQDANLSAHADGDGWLVTGTSEVTAGICSAGVALVGAHTDDGETVWLAVDTSEPTVAVEPVAGTDLLTDLGALRLAGHRVSGALDGIDGDRALFVAVALTACVAAGIAQWCVEAATDHLRTREQFGTPIGTFQALQHNAAMLLVNTELASAAAWDAVRAATEPVEQHAMAAAGAALMAVTGCPDLVLDTLTMFGAIGFTWEHDLHLYWRRATSLAGSIGTRSGWARRLGEATTTRTRNFAVDLGDAEAGFRAQVAATLDAAAAQHNDGPGRQGDYEHFATGPQRTTIAEAGLIAPQWPAPWGLDATPLQQLIIDEEFTKRPGLVRPSLGIAEWILPSVIRAGSPALQEKLIPATQRGELVWCQLFSEPGAGSDLAALATRATKVDGGWRINGHKIWTSSAHRADYGALLARTDPAARKHRGIGYFIVDMAADGIEVAPIKQASGDTDFNEVFLTDVFVPDEMLLGEPTGGWGLAIATMAEERSAISGYVQYDRAAALRRLATTPGHREDMVRELGELDAYAHAIKALGVRETLRLLDGESSPATSSVAKVAMNVLLRRTFTATLGSTGRLAMVAASEPSVVEPYLRVPAELIGGGTKEIQLNIIAQMILGLPRK; encoded by the coding sequence GTGACAGTGGCGCTCACCCCGGAGCAGCGCGAACTCGCCGGCGCCGTCACCCAGTTCGCCGCGCGGCGCGCCCCGATTGCGTCGTCGCGGGCGGCGTTCGACTCACTGGCGCAGGGTCGTCTGCCTGCGTGGTGGGACGAGTTCACCGCGACCGGGTTTCACGCCGTGCACCTGCCGGAGCACCACGGCGGTCAGGGTGGGGAACTGCTCGACGCCGCCTGTGTGCTCGAGGCGGCCGGCAAAGCGGCGTTGGCCGGGCCGCTGCTGCCCACCGTCACCGCGGGAGCGGTCGCGCTGCTGGCCGACCCGTCGCCGACGACCGACGCCGTGCTCACCCGGCTGGCCGCCGGCGTTCCGGCCGCCCTGGTCCTGCCGCAGGACGCAAACCTCAGCGCCCACGCCGACGGCGACGGCTGGCTGGTAACCGGCACATCGGAGGTGACGGCGGGAATCTGTTCGGCCGGAGTCGCTTTGGTCGGCGCGCACACCGACGACGGCGAGACGGTGTGGCTGGCCGTCGACACCAGCGAGCCCACGGTCGCCGTCGAACCCGTCGCCGGCACCGACCTGCTCACCGACCTCGGCGCCCTCCGGCTGGCCGGACACCGGGTGTCCGGCGCGCTGGACGGCATCGACGGCGATCGTGCGCTGTTCGTCGCCGTCGCGCTGACGGCGTGCGTGGCCGCGGGCATCGCGCAGTGGTGCGTCGAGGCCGCGACCGACCACCTGCGCACCAGGGAACAGTTCGGCACGCCGATCGGCACCTTCCAGGCGTTGCAGCACAACGCGGCGATGTTGCTGGTCAACACCGAACTGGCGAGCGCTGCGGCCTGGGACGCGGTACGCGCGGCAACGGAGCCCGTCGAACAGCACGCGATGGCCGCGGCAGGCGCCGCCCTGATGGCCGTCACCGGTTGCCCGGACCTGGTTTTGGACACGTTGACGATGTTCGGCGCCATCGGTTTCACGTGGGAGCACGATCTGCACCTGTACTGGCGACGCGCCACCAGCCTGGCCGGGTCGATCGGCACCAGAAGCGGCTGGGCCCGGCGGCTGGGGGAGGCCACGACGACCCGCACACGCAACTTCGCCGTCGACCTCGGCGACGCCGAGGCCGGTTTCCGGGCCCAGGTCGCGGCGACCCTGGACGCGGCCGCCGCCCAGCACAACGACGGACCGGGACGGCAAGGCGACTACGAGCACTTCGCGACCGGCCCGCAGCGCACGACCATCGCCGAGGCCGGCCTGATCGCCCCGCAATGGCCGGCCCCGTGGGGACTCGACGCCACTCCGCTGCAACAACTCATCATCGACGAAGAGTTCACCAAGCGCCCTGGATTGGTTCGGCCCTCGCTGGGCATCGCGGAATGGATTCTGCCGTCGGTGATCCGGGCCGGCTCCCCCGCGCTGCAGGAGAAGCTGATACCCGCCACGCAGCGCGGTGAACTGGTCTGGTGCCAGCTGTTCAGCGAGCCCGGCGCGGGATCCGACCTGGCCGCGCTGGCCACGCGCGCGACCAAGGTGGACGGCGGGTGGCGGATCAACGGGCACAAGATCTGGACCTCCTCGGCACACCGAGCCGACTACGGCGCGCTGCTGGCCCGCACCGATCCGGCCGCGCGTAAACACCGCGGGATCGGCTATTTCATCGTCGACATGGCCGCAGACGGGATCGAGGTCGCCCCGATCAAACAGGCCAGCGGCGACACCGATTTCAACGAGGTGTTCCTCACCGACGTGTTCGTGCCCGACGAGATGCTGCTCGGCGAGCCGACCGGAGGATGGGGCCTGGCCATCGCCACGATGGCCGAAGAACGCTCGGCGATCAGCGGATACGTCCAATACGACAGGGCCGCGGCCCTGCGGCGCCTGGCGACCACGCCCGGCCACCGTGAGGACATGGTGCGCGAGCTCGGGGAACTCGACGCCTACGCACACGCCATCAAGGCGTTGGGCGTGCGTGAGACGCTGCGACTGCTCGACGGCGAGAGCTCGCCGGCCACGTCGAGCGTCGCCAAGGTCGCGATGAATGTGCTGCTGCGCCGCACCTTCACCGCCACCCTGGGATCGACCGGCCGACTGGCGATGGTCGCCGCCTCCGAGCCCTCGGTCGTCGAGCCGTATCTGCGGGTGCCAGCCGAGCTCATCGGCGGCGGCACCAAGGAGATTCAGCTGAACATCATCGCGCAGATGATCCTCGGCCTGCCACGCAAGTAA
- a CDS encoding thiolase family protein, with protein sequence MGLRGEAAIVGYVEWAPERMNKAGPAPFTIEQWAELSAAALADAGLSAELVNGIVTSHLGESEIFVPSTVAEYLGVGANFAELVDLGGASAAAMVWRAAAAVELGLCDVVLCALPARYITHMSEKKPKPLVDAVFFGSSSNQYGSPQAEFEIPYGNLGQNGPYGQVATRYGAVYGYDERAMAKIVVDQRVNANHTEGAIWKDTPLTIDDVLASPVIADPLHMLEIVMPCVGGAAVVVANADIAKRARNRPVWIKGFGEHVPFKTPTYAADLLHTPMAQAAETAFAMTGLARQDMDMVSIYDCYTITVLLSLEDAGFCEKGKGMQFVADHDLTFRGDFPLNTAGGQLGFGQAGLAGGMHHVCDATRQIMGRAQAAQVADCNRAFVSGNGGILSEQTALILEGD encoded by the coding sequence ATGGGGTTACGCGGAGAAGCAGCCATCGTCGGTTACGTCGAGTGGGCGCCCGAACGGATGAACAAGGCGGGGCCCGCGCCGTTCACCATCGAACAGTGGGCCGAACTGTCCGCCGCCGCGCTCGCCGACGCCGGGCTGTCGGCTGAGCTGGTCAACGGCATCGTCACCTCGCATCTGGGGGAGTCGGAGATCTTCGTGCCCTCCACCGTCGCCGAATACCTCGGCGTCGGCGCCAACTTCGCCGAGCTGGTGGACCTCGGCGGTGCCAGCGCGGCCGCCATGGTGTGGCGGGCGGCGGCCGCCGTCGAACTCGGGCTCTGTGACGTCGTGCTGTGCGCACTGCCCGCGCGCTACATCACCCACATGTCGGAGAAGAAGCCCAAACCGCTCGTCGACGCCGTGTTCTTCGGCTCCTCGAGCAACCAATACGGTTCTCCGCAGGCCGAATTCGAGATCCCCTACGGCAACCTCGGCCAGAACGGGCCGTACGGGCAGGTCGCGACCCGATATGGGGCGGTCTACGGGTACGACGAGCGCGCGATGGCCAAGATCGTGGTCGATCAGCGGGTCAACGCCAACCACACCGAGGGCGCCATCTGGAAGGACACGCCGCTGACCATCGACGACGTTCTGGCCAGCCCCGTCATCGCCGATCCGCTGCACATGCTCGAGATCGTGATGCCGTGCGTCGGCGGCGCGGCCGTCGTGGTGGCGAACGCCGACATCGCCAAGCGGGCGCGGAACCGGCCGGTGTGGATCAAGGGATTCGGCGAGCACGTGCCGTTCAAGACGCCGACCTATGCCGCCGATCTGCTGCACACCCCGATGGCTCAAGCCGCAGAGACCGCGTTCGCGATGACCGGTCTTGCCCGCCAGGACATGGACATGGTGTCGATCTACGACTGCTACACGATCACCGTGCTGCTGTCGCTGGAAGACGCCGGCTTCTGCGAGAAGGGCAAGGGCATGCAGTTCGTCGCCGACCACGACCTGACCTTCCGCGGCGACTTCCCGCTGAACACCGCGGGCGGCCAACTCGGGTTCGGCCAGGCGGGCCTGGCGGGCGGAATGCACCACGTCTGCGATGCCACCCGCCAGATCATGGGCCGTGCGCAGGCCGCGCAGGTCGCCGACTGCAACCGCGCGTTCGTGTCCGGCAACGGCGGAATCCTGTCCGAGCAGACCGCGCTGATCCTCGAAGGAGACTGA